From Methylococcus capsulatus:
GTCGCTGAGGGGCGGCACCCACGTGCCGATGAGCCCGCCTTTCGACTACGTCCGCGAGGTCTGGCTGCCGACCCTGGCCCGCATGGGTGTGCGGGCCGAGCTGTCGCTGATCCGGTCCGGCTGGTACCCCATCGGCAAGGGGGAGGCAAGGCTGACGGTGGAAGGAGGCCGTTGGCCTCTCAAAGCCTTGAAAGCCAGGAATCGCGGCACCTTGCAGGCGGTCACGGGGCGTGCGCTGGCGGCGAACCTGCCGGCCCATATCCCGGAACGCATGGCCGCCCGGGCCCAGAGGATCCTGGCGGATGCCGGCATTGTCGCCGCCATCGAGCCGGCCGTACTGCAAGCGGCCTGTGCCGGCGCGGGTTTGTTCCTGACCGTCCGTTACGATCATTGCCTAGCTGGCTTTACGGCGCTGGGACAAAGAGGCAAAACCGCCGAGCGGGTCGCCGAAGAAGCCTGTGGGGCGCTGCTGGCCCACTATCGTTCCGGCGCCGCCCTGGAAGAGCATCTGGCCGACCAGATCGTCCTCCTCGCCGCCCTGTGCCCGGAAGAGTCGTTGTTCAGCGTCGAGCGCATCAGTCCGCACCTGACCACCAACGCCTGGGTCGTGGAGCGCTTCGGGTTGGCGCGGGTGGATATCCGGCCGGCGGACTGTGGGACCGGTCTCGTCCGAATCCGTGGAAATCCGTCGGGAGTGTGCCATGCCCATCCATAATGCCGATATCGCTGCCATCTTCGAGGAAATCGCCGACTTGCTGGAGATCGAGGGCGCCAATGTGTTTCGGGTGCGGGCTTACCGCAATGCCGCGCGCACCCTGCAGGAGCTGGGTCGGGATGTGCGTGCCATGCTGCAAAAGGGCGAGGATCTGACCGCGCTGCCCGGTATCGGCGACGACCTCGCCGGCAAGATACGAGAAATCGCCGAGACCGGCCGCTGCGCGGCGCTGGACAAGCTCCACAAGAAGCTGCCGCCGGCGATCACCGAACTGCTCAAAATCCCCGGATTGGGGCCGAAACGCGTTAAGGCGCTCTATCATGAACTCGACATCCAAACCGTCGAGCAATTGCAACGGGCCGTCCGCGATCATCGCATCCGGTCCCTGGCCGGCTTCGGCGAGAAGACGGAAAGCCGCATCGCTGAAGCTCTGGCCGCGCATGGCGGCGGGGCGGGACGTTTCAAGCTGGCCACCGCCGCCCAGTACGCCGAGCCGCTGGCCGCCTGGCTGCGCGCCATGCCCGGCGTGCACGAT
This genomic window contains:
- the rtcA gene encoding RNA 3'-terminal phosphate cyclase — translated: MDLLRIDGSYGEGGGQILRTALSLAALTGTAVRLENIRARRRKPGLAAQHLTAVKAVALLCDARIEGADLGSQTLEFIPCRSVRAGDYTLDVEEAREGGSAGAIMLVLQAILPPLALAEGASTVSLRGGTHVPMSPPFDYVREVWLPTLARMGVRAELSLIRSGWYPIGKGEARLTVEGGRWPLKALKARNRGTLQAVTGRALAANLPAHIPERMAARAQRILADAGIVAAIEPAVLQAACAGAGLFLTVRYDHCLAGFTALGQRGKTAERVAEEACGALLAHYRSGAALEEHLADQIVLLAALCPEESLFSVERISPHLTTNAWVVERFGLARVDIRPADCGTGLVRIRGNPSGVCHAHP